One part of the Mya arenaria isolate MELC-2E11 chromosome 3, ASM2691426v1 genome encodes these proteins:
- the LOC128228252 gene encoding sushi domain-containing protein 2-like gives MAPLTGHFIAGFYIISVVINTVQGASPLYNFATVNEINPGEGGKHIVTTITPIIYQGRSFSSVVITKNGLVAFTKDVQKGNYLNQDWSDSNVSPYIDIPFIAPYYHNGQSVQIFADYTGHIRYQEFHYGTQNQTLRALGHYCNSQVVGTSEFVPTWGMIVTWVNVTSTDIINGNKPKCEGTFSQPCPMNTFQLVLLTDGTQSYAIFNYDKMEMKPSRYSQAGFNGGSGMGWMDVISRNVGLTHLTHYQSSDTMGRYVFRISAGNIMRAGCSTENTYSGLSIYPQFGGMFGGKMIDVSGPCFQANQRYRCYFGEIGDDIYSDVTYVSQTKVRCPIPKLYQRGRITLTLQSSSGSYSTTITIVFPGRIPSNEHIETPASKTDMAWYDSSPSSLTLTWHPEMLSNNSYDRVDVNLIGYKEEGGTGMYSFLTTLGTDIQASQGTYTINPQDHQCVGNLCQYEIGFLEVKLKGNAVPATYQSMPSKVMPLGWYVQNSMQQIHGNSWPTDMCVNWYNQDRQDMSWLDNLLHCPCSLSQALSDFGRWQPDVGCNLNSHSPNNCFYHGTAVHCVRAVQPVNGAGNQCCYSSTGLLIYAADTFQGSTPDRGHDWGAAPYRTPGHVPSMSHWLEDVVTFYYCCLWTGYNSCDYYMDQRPTKDCAGYNPPIPVSSYGQGHIGTFSGLKHRMLGPGDYILMQAGNTIIQGRFERNPYPTENDQKINTTVTLTSVAVQDVGTSDRVEIQLCGPEYNRSQKRLNVRVNGDNVWFDSGPMFWQDFKGLAVVNSDHTRNLQSNYTVLLTNGIGFQVAEASNTLQLLISVPHTFANVSGLFGGLNTSMFMPNGSVTDVMMMSPQELHTFQVAWSVNDERSSLFETFLQANHSLLGPVVLSPTPLPNIGSGYFCQQDKECAFDYKMTGSRAIAQSTRDAAARFDALYQNLQPVSSCGLLDVPRSKKSNYGYTVGTTTTITGCRVGELQGTSTYTCTATSNTTQQWTPTVEAVCSISVEDADVGLIVGVVVAVVVVLVIAMVVAVVAIKKRRSQKWKRSAEKHEPEESETMKTTV, from the exons ATGGCGCCTTTAACAGGGCATTTTATTGCGGGATTTTATATAATTAGTGTTGTAATTAACACTGTTCAAG gagCATCACCATTATACAATTTCGCAACAGTGAACGAAATAAACCCAGGAGAGGGGGGTAAACACATAGTCACAACTATTACACCCATCATCTACCAGGGAAGATCATTCTCTTCAGTAGTT ATAACCAAGAATGGCTTAGTAGCCTTTACCAAAGATGTCCAAAAGGGGAACTATTTGAATCAGGACTGGAGTGATTCAAATGTCTCACCATATATCGACATTCCATTCATCGCACCATACTACCATAATGGACAGAGCGTGCAGATATTTGCGGACTACACGGGGCATATTCGGTACCAGGAGTTCCATTATGGCACTCAAAATCAGACGCTGCGAGCCCTGGGTCATTATTGTAATAGCCAGGTGGTTGGAACCAGTGAGTTTGTCCCCACTTGGGGAATGATTGTGACCTGGGTTAACGTCACAAGCACAGACATAATCAATGGCAATAAACCAAAATGCGAGGGAACGTTTTCACAACCTTGCCCG ATGAACACTTTCCAACTGGTCTTGCTTACAGATGGTACCCAGTCTTACGCCATTTTCAACTATGATAAAATGGAGATGAAGCCATCAAGATACTCACAG GCAGGGTTTAATGGTGGATCAGGCATGGGCTGGATGGATGTTATATCTCGCAATGTGGGCTTGACTCACTTGACCCATTACCAGAGCAGTGACACAATGGGAAGATATGTGTTCAGAATCTCTGCCGGGAATATTATGCGTGCTGGATGCTCAACTGAGAACACATATA GTGGTTTGAGCATCTACCCCCAGTTTGGCGGCATGTTTGGGGGGAAGATGATTGATGTTTCCGGCCCGTGTTTCCAGGCCAACCAGAGATATAGGTGCTACTTCGGAGAG ATCGGGGATGACATATACAGTGATGTGACGTACGTCAGCCAAACCAAGGTTCGATGTCCCATTCCTAAACTGTACCAAAGGGGCAGAATCACACTCACACTTCAATCATCTTCTGGATCTTACAGTACAACCATCACTATTG TTTTCCCTGGTCGTATCCCCAGCAATGAGCATATTGAGACGCCTGCCAGCAAGACAGACATGGCGTGGTATGACTCAAGCCCCTCCAGCCTCACTCTCACCTGGCACCCGGAGATGCTCAGTAACAACTCATACGATAGGGTGGATGTGAACCTGATTGGTTATAAGGAGGAGGGTGGCACG GGCATGTACAGCTTTTTGACCACTCTTGGGACAGACATTCAAGCCAGCCAGGGGACCTACACCATTAACCCCCAAGATCACCAGTGTGTGGGGAACTTATGTCAGTATGAGATCGGGTTTTTAGAGGTCAAACTGAAGGGCAATGCTGTCCCCGCGACATACCA GTCCATGCCAAGCAAGGTTATGCCTCTAGGTTGGTATGTACAGAACTCAATGCAACAAATCCATGGGAACAGCTGGCCCACGGACATGTGTGTTAACTGGTACAATCAGGACAGACAG GACATGAGCTGGCTGGACAACCTGCTCCACTGCCCGTGCTCGCTATCCCAAGCCCTCTCAGACTTTGGGCGCTGGCAGCCTGATGTCGGGTGTAACCTCAACTCCCACTCGCCCAACAACTGTTTCTACCACGGAACAGCTGTCCACTGTGTCCGCGCTGTACAGCCTGT GAATGGTGCGGGTAATCAGTGCTGCTACAGCAGTACTGGCCTGCTGATTTATGCCGCAGACACCTTCCAAGGGAGCACCCCTGACCGGGGCCATGACTGGGGTGCAGCCCCCTACCGCACTCCAGGGCATGTCCCCTCCATGTCACATTGGCTTGAAGACGTCGTCACATTCTACTACTGCTGCCTGTGGACAGGCTATAACTCGTGCGACTATTACATGGATCAGAGGCCCACAAAGGATTGTGCAGGATACAACCCACCAATACCTG TAAGTTCCTATGGTCAGGGCCACATTGGTACATTCAGTGGTCTGAAGCACCGGATGTTAGGGCCAGGAGACTATATTCTGATGCAGGCTGGAAACACCATCATCCAGGGACGGTTTGAGAGGAACCCTTACCCTACTGAGA ATGATCAGAAAATAAACACGACAGTCACTTTAACTTCGGTGGCCGTCCAGGATGTGGGCACATCCGACCGTGTGGAGATCCAACTGTGTGGCCCCGAGTACAACCGCTCCCAGAAGCGGCTGAATGTGCGTGTGAACGGAGACAATGTCTGGTTTGATAGTGGCCCCATGTTCTGGCAAGACTTCAAAG GTCTTGCTGTTGTGAACTCTGACCACACCCGTAATCTCCAGTCCAACTACACTGTCTTGCTGACCAATGGAATTGGGTTCCAGGTGGCTGAGGCTTCCAACACACTCCAGCTTTTGATCTCTGTACCTCATACCTTT GCCAATGTCTCTGGGCTGTTTGGTGGCCTAAATACAAGCATGTTCATGCCAAACGGGTCAGTGACAGATGTGATGATGATGTCACCCCAGGAACTACACACATTCCAAGTGGCTT GGTCAGTGAATGATGAGAGGTCAAGCCTGTTCGAGACTTTCCTGCAAGCCAACCACTCCCTCCTCGGGCCGGTTGTCCTCTCCCCCACACCTCTGCCAAATATCGGCTCAGGATACTTCTGCCAACAGGATAAGGAGTGTGCTTTTGACTACAA GATGACTGGATCAAGGGCCATTGCTCAGAGTACTCGAGATGCTGCAGCGAGATTTGACGCTCTCTACCAGAACCTACAACCTG TGAGTTCATGTGGTCTGTTGGATGTGCCCCGGTCCAAGAAGAGCAACTACGGCTATACGGTGGGAACCACAACAACCATAACTGGCTGCAGGGTCGGGGAGCTACAGGGAACCAGCACATACACGTGCACTGCGACCTCCAACACAACGCAGCAGTGGACACCCACTGTTGAAGCTGTCTGTTCTA TATCAGTTGAAGACGCTGATGTAGGATTGATAGTgggtgttgttgttgctgtggTGGTGGTATTGGTCATAGCCAtggttgttgctgttgttgccaTAAAAAAGAGACGCAGTCA AAAGTGGAAGAGGTCGGCGGAGAAACACGAGCCAGAAGAAAGTGAAACGATGAAAACAACCGTCTAG